One genomic region from Gemmatimonas sp. encodes:
- a CDS encoding CIA30 family protein, whose translation MTIFAFDRADEADWNVVNDGVMGGRSAGFVSVADGTLRFTGTLVTQGGGFTSVRAPRAADLAGQVGIELRVRGSGRQFELELDDGVRMYGRNVSRRAPFSTSAEWALVRVSFTALRSTIFGQAVDAPPIDVARIRGVGLYMVDGQDGPFRLEVDFVRSYGPGEE comes from the coding sequence GTGACGATCTTTGCGTTCGACCGCGCCGACGAGGCGGATTGGAACGTCGTCAACGACGGGGTCATGGGAGGCCGCTCTGCGGGCTTCGTGTCGGTCGCGGACGGCACTCTCCGCTTCACTGGAACGCTGGTGACGCAGGGTGGCGGCTTTACTTCCGTGCGGGCGCCGCGTGCGGCGGACCTGGCCGGTCAGGTGGGCATCGAGCTCCGGGTCCGCGGCAGCGGCCGCCAATTCGAGCTCGAGCTCGACGACGGAGTGCGAATGTACGGACGCAACGTGTCGCGTCGCGCGCCATTTTCGACCTCGGCGGAGTGGGCGTTGGTCCGAGTGTCGTTCACCGCGCTACGCAGCACCATTTTCGGGCAGGCCGTGGACGCCCCCCCGATTGACGTGGCCCGCATTCGTGGCGTGGGGCTCTACATGGTCGATGGACAGGACGGGCCCTTTCGCCTTGAAGTGGACTTCGTGCGCTCGTACGGCCCAGGCGAGGAGTAG